In Candidatus Hadarchaeales archaeon, one DNA window encodes the following:
- a CDS encoding DUF998 domain-containing protein → MSSRNLRKLGLCGLIAPPLAFTCIFLSVHLSPSFGWMENALSDLGVGKTAPLFNLGLMVTGLLLFIFSLSSLFVIRESSGQFASLLLGLDSLALFCIGLFPESYGDLHFWVSVLFFLLFPFVPLSFSLFFWKKGMKRGSLLSLFFSFLPGIPWVYRWRGLAIPETLSSCIASAYVMALSLLFYLGKPPYHSEGVEQ, encoded by the coding sequence ATGTCATCGCGAAACCTCAGGAAATTGGGGCTTTGTGGACTGATAGCTCCACCCCTCGCTTTTACCTGTATTTTCCTCTCCGTTCATCTTTCCCCTTCTTTTGGCTGGATGGAAAATGCCCTAAGCGATTTGGGGGTTGGAAAAACAGCTCCCCTCTTCAATCTTGGTCTCATGGTAACTGGTTTGCTTCTTTTCATCTTTTCACTTTCTTCTCTTTTCGTGATTAGAGAATCTTCTGGTCAATTTGCTTCCCTTCTTTTGGGACTGGATTCTTTAGCCCTTTTCTGCATAGGACTTTTCCCCGAAAGCTATGGAGACCTTCATTTCTGGGTATCCGTACTTTTCTTCCTCCTTTTCCCCTTTGTTCCTCTCTCTTTCTCTCTTTTCTTTTGGAAGAAGGGGATGAAAAGGGGTTCCCTTCTTTCCCTTTTCTTCTCTTTTCTTCCGGGGATACCTTGGGTCTATCGATGGAGGGGATTAGCCATCCCTGAAACCCTCTCTTCCTGCATAGCTTCCGCCTACGTTATGGCACTTTCCCTCCTTTTCTATTTGGGCAAACCACCTTACCACTCCGAGGGAGTTGAACAATGA
- a CDS encoding CBS domain-containing protein produces MKIGEVANRKLVKMDGEKSILEACKVMGKKRIGSVLVTLHGQPYGIFTERDLLSKVLAKGVDLKRAKLKDYCSRPLVMVDENYTVKECARIMSEMKVRRLLVSSKGELVGIFTSSDLAKVISKAPLDF; encoded by the coding sequence ATGAAAATAGGTGAAGTGGCTAACCGGAAACTGGTAAAGATGGACGGTGAAAAAAGTATCCTAGAGGCTTGTAAGGTAATGGGGAAAAAGAGAATAGGAAGCGTATTGGTTACCCTCCATGGACAACCATACGGCATCTTTACGGAAAGGGACCTTCTTTCTAAAGTACTGGCGAAAGGAGTGGATTTGAAAAGGGCCAAGCTCAAAGACTATTGCTCAAGACCACTCGTGATGGTGGATGAAAACTATACGGTCAAAGAATGTGCCAGGATCATGTCGGAAATGAAGGTGAGGAGATTGCTTGTTTCTTCCAAGGGTGAACTGGTGGGCATCTTCACCTCTTCCGATTTGGCGAAAGTCATCTCGAAGGCACCGCTTGACTTTTGA